The following are from one region of the Maribacter aquivivus genome:
- a CDS encoding cupin domain-containing protein, whose amino-acid sequence MKTTLKIFLIAAIFAGTSANAQVNTIDSVATSKVQHFNFDEMESETIGEGIQRKWFHGEKGQMTIFNLEKGAHIPWHQHPNEQITYIMSGKVKIKTIIDGKEEFVIVSGGEVIVFPENIPHEFWALEKTVDLDVHVPVRQDWLSKELPDYLKKSE is encoded by the coding sequence ATGAAAACTACACTTAAAATATTTCTTATAGCAGCAATTTTTGCTGGTACTTCGGCAAATGCACAGGTAAATACGATTGATTCCGTGGCAACTTCAAAAGTGCAGCATTTCAATTTTGATGAAATGGAATCGGAAACTATTGGCGAAGGTATTCAGCGTAAATGGTTTCATGGAGAAAAAGGTCAAATGACCATTTTCAATTTGGAAAAAGGGGCACATATTCCATGGCACCAACATCCTAATGAGCAGATTACCTATATCATGTCCGGTAAGGTTAAAATCAAGACTATTATCGACGGCAAAGAGGAGTTTGTTATTGTTTCTGGAGGCGAGGTAATTGTATTCCCAGAGAACATACCTCATGAGTTTTGGGCTTTAGAAAAAACGGTGGATTTAGATGTTCACGTTCCGGTTCGTCAAGATTGGTTGTCGAAAGAGTTGCCTGATTATTTAAAGAAGAGCGAATAA
- a CDS encoding SDR family oxidoreductase, with product MKLEDKVIIITGASSGIGKATAIKLAENGVKVVLMARSEDELNDLKSDIIEKGGEALVVAGDVTKKADFENVVSKTKRKYGKISGLINNAGLMPLSFVEKLKTDEWDKMVDVNIKGVLNGVAAVLPELKANKGGNIINISSMAANRYFPGGAVYCATKSAVKMFSEGLRQELAPKYGINITSIEPGAVATNLTSTISDEDIKEMMKEMQKMETLEAEDIANSIYYVLTQPNRVNINDVYLVPSEQQ from the coding sequence ATGAAATTAGAAGATAAAGTAATTATAATAACGGGAGCATCAAGCGGAATTGGCAAAGCAACAGCAATAAAACTAGCTGAAAATGGAGTTAAGGTTGTTTTAATGGCGAGAAGCGAAGATGAGTTAAACGACCTGAAATCTGACATTATTGAAAAAGGCGGAGAAGCCTTAGTGGTAGCGGGCGATGTAACAAAGAAAGCAGATTTCGAAAATGTTGTTTCTAAAACTAAACGCAAATACGGTAAAATATCAGGTTTAATAAACAACGCAGGATTAATGCCTTTATCATTTGTTGAAAAACTTAAAACTGACGAGTGGGATAAGATGGTAGATGTGAATATCAAAGGAGTCCTGAACGGAGTTGCTGCAGTATTACCAGAGCTAAAAGCTAACAAAGGCGGTAATATCATTAATATTTCTTCAATGGCTGCAAATAGATATTTTCCAGGTGGTGCAGTGTACTGTGCAACCAAATCTGCAGTGAAAATGTTTTCAGAAGGACTGCGTCAAGAATTGGCACCGAAATACGGAATTAATATCACCTCTATAGAACCTGGTGCAGTGGCTACTAATTTGACAAGCACCATTAGCGATGAGGATATTAAAGAGATGATGAAAGAAATGCAAAAGATGGAAACCTTAGAAGCAGAAGATATTGCTAACAGCATCTACTATGTTTTAACACAACCAAATAGAGTAAACATCAATGATGTGTATTTGGTACCAAGTGAACAACAATAA
- a CDS encoding Dps family protein, with amino-acid sequence MKTNIGITEENRSKVAEHLSTILADEYVLYTKTLRAHWNLEGIDFHTKHVFFEDHYNAIKEYIDGVAERIRKIGHYAPGTLKQFLQLTHLSEEIKGDNFSLNYMKVLLADHDTIIVEMRKIIPTIEEDFGDVGTADFLTGLLQEHEEMAWMLRASLS; translated from the coding sequence ATGAAAACAAATATTGGAATTACCGAGGAAAACAGATCAAAGGTTGCAGAGCATTTGTCCACCATATTGGCTGATGAATATGTGCTGTATACCAAAACTTTAAGAGCACATTGGAATTTAGAGGGTATTGATTTTCATACCAAACATGTGTTTTTTGAAGATCACTATAATGCAATTAAGGAATATATTGACGGTGTTGCAGAACGTATTAGAAAAATAGGTCATTATGCCCCTGGAACTTTAAAACAATTTTTGCAGTTAACACATTTATCGGAAGAAATAAAAGGTGATAATTTTAGCTTAAACTATATGAAAGTCTTATTAGCTGACCATGATACCATTATTGTAGAAATGAGAAAAATTATCCCTACAATAGAAGAAGATTTTGGAGACGTTGGTACTGCCGATTTTTTAACTGGACTGTTACAAGAACATGAAGAAATGGCTTGGATGTTACGTGCTAGTTTAAGCTAA
- a CDS encoding AraC family transcriptional regulator has product MQVLEAYKPFEIQEIELTDWKQRPVKNNFFELVLIKDGQGTQCINYNDYAYGKNSMFLLPPLKCHSFTIEKPTRFVFLKFTDSFFKNANRITIDRNEWFKEASFILSNYNQLPGDIIKNELDRSYLENLIGMILQESRNYGEESINLVTSLMTSILEILIRNIKKSNYFELPKNNSDERITKMLTYININIDKTELLKVENLADVFMMSPTYVSEYFKKQVSMSLREYIIKAKLKLVEIRLLNSDYTLTQIADDLGFTDVSHLSKTFKRYTGSSIRDFKTKGEYMLLKRASCTPTASA; this is encoded by the coding sequence ATGCAAGTATTAGAAGCCTACAAACCTTTTGAAATACAAGAAATAGAGTTAACGGATTGGAAACAACGCCCGGTTAAGAACAATTTTTTTGAGTTGGTTCTAATTAAAGATGGACAAGGCACACAGTGCATTAATTATAATGATTATGCCTATGGGAAGAATAGTATGTTTTTATTACCTCCGTTAAAATGCCATTCTTTTACTATAGAAAAACCTACCAGATTTGTATTTCTAAAGTTTACTGATTCATTTTTTAAGAATGCAAACAGAATTACCATTGATAGAAATGAGTGGTTTAAAGAAGCTTCGTTTATATTATCTAATTACAATCAGTTACCAGGAGATATTATTAAAAATGAATTAGATAGAAGCTATTTAGAAAACCTAATTGGTATGATTCTTCAAGAATCTAGAAATTATGGAGAAGAATCAATAAACCTAGTCACTAGTTTAATGACTAGTATTTTAGAAATCTTAATTCGCAATATTAAAAAGAGCAACTACTTTGAATTACCAAAGAACAATTCTGATGAAAGAATTACTAAGATGCTGACTTATATTAATATCAATATTGACAAGACTGAATTATTGAAAGTTGAAAATTTAGCCGATGTTTTTATGATGTCACCTACATATGTAAGCGAATATTTTAAAAAGCAAGTGAGCATGTCTTTGCGAGAATATATCATTAAGGCAAAACTGAAGTTAGTAGAGATTCGGCTTTTAAATTCAGATTACACATTAACACAAATTGCAGATGATTTAGGTTTTACCGATGTAAGTCATCTTTCAAAAACTTTTAAACGTTATACAGGTTCATCTATTCGTGATTTTAAAACAAAGGGAGAATATATGTTATTGAAAAGAGCGTCTTGCACACCAACAGCAAGTGCTTAA
- a CDS encoding type 1 glutamine amidotransferase domain-containing protein — MKILFVLTSHDQLGDTGKKTGFWIEEFAAPYYALLDKGAEITVATPKGGQAPIDPSSDSEDAQTKDTKRYKEDKDAQSVINNTKKLADVNASDFDAVFYPGGHGPLWDLANDATSIKLIETFNEQEKPIAFVCHAPAALKGVKGKDGKALVNGKKVTGFANSEEAAVQLTEVVPFLVEDMLQENGGIYSKKEDWASYAVQDGNLITGQNPASSEVVAEKLLAALK, encoded by the coding sequence ATGAAAATATTATTTGTATTAACGTCTCATGATCAATTAGGAGACACAGGAAAGAAAACAGGATTTTGGATTGAAGAGTTTGCAGCTCCGTATTACGCATTATTAGATAAAGGGGCTGAAATTACAGTGGCTACACCAAAAGGTGGTCAAGCACCAATTGATCCAAGTAGTGATTCAGAAGATGCTCAGACAAAAGATACAAAGCGTTATAAAGAAGATAAAGATGCTCAGAGTGTTATCAACAACACTAAAAAATTAGCTGATGTAAATGCTTCTGATTTTGATGCAGTTTTCTACCCAGGTGGTCACGGACCGTTATGGGATTTAGCAAACGACGCTACTTCAATCAAATTGATTGAAACATTCAATGAACAAGAAAAACCAATTGCTTTTGTATGTCACGCTCCTGCAGCTTTAAAAGGTGTAAAAGGAAAAGATGGTAAAGCTTTAGTAAATGGTAAAAAGGTTACTGGTTTCGCAAATAGTGAAGAAGCAGCTGTTCAACTAACTGAGGTTGTTCCTTTCTTAGTAGAAGACATGCTACAAGAAAATGGCGGAATCTATTCTAAGAAAGAAGATTGGGCTTCTTACGCTGTACAAGATGGAAATCTTATAACAGGTCAGAACCCTGCTTCATCAGAAGTAGTAGCAGAGAAATTATTAGCAGCTTTAAAGTAA
- the nfsB gene encoding oxygen-insensitive NAD(P)H nitroreductase produces the protein MNLHETLNWRYTTKEYDTTKKISDADMAEVKNLLRMSPSSVNLQPWHFIVAETTEGKARIAKGTQGFFSFNEPKVTNASAVVLFCSKIDADDAYYQHIADTEDESGRFPNQDIKNGFLGAVKAFTGIHKYDLKDLQHWMEKQVYLNIGNFLLGVASLGIDATPMEGIDVKALDEEFGLREKGYTSLVAVSLGYRAESDFNSTEKTPKSRLPESEIFTLI, from the coding sequence ATGAATTTACACGAAACATTAAACTGGAGATACACAACAAAGGAATACGACACCACCAAGAAAATTTCTGATGCAGATATGGCAGAAGTCAAAAACTTGTTAAGAATGAGTCCTTCAAGTGTAAACCTACAACCTTGGCATTTTATAGTTGCTGAAACTACAGAAGGTAAAGCACGCATTGCTAAGGGGACTCAAGGTTTTTTTAGTTTTAACGAGCCAAAAGTAACTAATGCTTCAGCTGTTGTTTTATTTTGTTCAAAAATTGATGCAGATGATGCCTACTATCAGCATATTGCAGATACAGAAGATGAAAGCGGAAGATTCCCTAACCAAGATATTAAAAACGGATTTTTAGGTGCTGTAAAAGCTTTTACAGGTATTCATAAATACGATTTAAAAGACTTACAACACTGGATGGAAAAGCAAGTATATCTTAACATTGGAAACTTTTTATTGGGAGTTGCAAGTTTAGGAATTGATGCTACACCAATGGAAGGTATTGATGTAAAAGCTTTGGATGAAGAATTCGGTTTAAGAGAAAAAGGATACACTTCTTTAGTAGCTGTTTCTTTAGGATATAGAGCTGAATCTGATTTTAATTCAACTGAAAAAACTCCTAAATCTAGATTACCAGAAAGTGAAATTTTCACGTTAATATAA
- a CDS encoding NADP-dependent oxidoreductase has protein sequence MNKSINLKKRPVGTPTLSDFEFVESDVNPSISDGQLLLEAKYISVDPYLRGRMSDAKSYVPPFKLDEPISSGVVAEVIETKNDKFKKGDFVSGLLQWKEKQISTGEGLQKIDKSKAPLSAYLGIVGMTGLTAFLGLHEIGKPKKGETLVVSGAAGAVGSVVGQIGKILGLNVIGIAGTDEKIDMLKSEFGFDHGINYKTTKDMKAAIKEAAPNGVDIYFDNVGGPISDAVLFNINQFARIIICGAISVYNKTEIPMAVAVQPFLVKNSALMQGFIVSNYADKFPVAMKQLATWLGEGKLKYKETVVEGFENTPQAFLDMMDGKNKGKMIVKV, from the coding sequence ATGAATAAGTCCATTAATTTAAAAAAACGTCCGGTAGGTACTCCTACCCTTTCTGACTTTGAATTTGTTGAATCTGATGTAAATCCTAGTATTTCTGATGGTCAATTATTGTTAGAAGCAAAATATATTTCTGTAGACCCTTATTTAAGAGGTCGTATGAGCGATGCTAAATCGTATGTACCACCTTTTAAGTTAGATGAACCAATAAGCTCCGGGGTGGTAGCAGAAGTTATTGAAACCAAGAACGACAAATTCAAAAAAGGTGATTTCGTATCAGGCTTATTGCAATGGAAAGAGAAGCAAATTTCTACTGGCGAAGGCTTACAAAAAATAGATAAAAGTAAAGCACCATTAAGTGCATATTTAGGTATTGTTGGTATGACTGGCTTAACTGCCTTTTTAGGACTTCACGAAATAGGAAAACCAAAAAAAGGTGAAACTTTAGTTGTTTCAGGTGCTGCAGGTGCCGTTGGTAGTGTTGTGGGTCAGATCGGTAAAATACTTGGACTTAATGTTATTGGTATTGCTGGTACAGATGAAAAGATTGATATGTTGAAATCTGAATTTGGGTTTGATCATGGTATCAATTATAAAACTACTAAGGATATGAAAGCCGCCATTAAAGAAGCGGCACCAAACGGAGTGGATATCTATTTTGATAATGTTGGCGGACCAATTTCCGATGCTGTTTTATTCAATATAAATCAGTTTGCACGTATTATCATCTGTGGTGCTATTTCTGTTTACAATAAAACAGAAATACCAATGGCAGTTGCTGTACAACCTTTCTTGGTTAAGAATAGTGCATTAATGCAAGGATTTATTGTTTCTAACTACGCAGATAAATTCCCCGTAGCTATGAAGCAATTAGCAACTTGGTTAGGTGAAGGTAAATTAAAGTATAAAGAAACTGTTGTTGAAGGATTTGAGAATACCCCACAAGCGTTCTTAGATATGATGGATGGTAAAAATAAAGGAAAAATGATAGTTAAAGTCTAA
- a CDS encoding DUF4437 domain-containing protein: MTSIKMKYNFLIALALTVSFFLNAQTPTTDNIKSVNEVVTADNVEWSWLNPLRGDKSPAAGKLWGDRTKNEPAGFLVKFKKGFSSPPHIHNITYRGVVIKGLLHNDDENAEKQWLPAGSYWQQPAGEAHITAADGEENMAFLDIQEGPYLVKPTSEAFDNGERPVNVDKTNLVWLNANDIQWVSEKSNVKTAFLWGSHEKNQLRATLLKLPAGFNGSIKNLSPNFRAVVISGEVTHQFIKKDTKNELQPGSYFGAQNGTTSKISTKKETVIYIRSNGKFEVK; encoded by the coding sequence ATGACATCAATCAAAATGAAATATAACTTTTTAATTGCATTAGCACTAACTGTAAGTTTTTTTTTAAATGCACAAACACCAACAACAGACAATATTAAGTCTGTAAACGAAGTAGTTACCGCAGATAATGTAGAATGGAGTTGGTTAAATCCGTTGCGAGGAGATAAAAGTCCGGCTGCAGGTAAACTTTGGGGAGACCGTACAAAAAACGAACCAGCAGGGTTTTTAGTGAAATTCAAAAAAGGTTTTTCATCACCTCCACACATTCACAACATAACTTATAGAGGTGTTGTAATTAAAGGTTTGTTGCACAATGATGATGAAAATGCCGAAAAACAATGGCTTCCGGCAGGTTCTTATTGGCAGCAGCCAGCAGGCGAAGCACATATTACAGCTGCTGACGGTGAAGAAAATATGGCGTTTTTAGACATTCAAGAAGGTCCGTATTTAGTAAAACCAACATCTGAAGCTTTTGATAATGGCGAAAGACCTGTAAATGTTGATAAAACAAACTTGGTTTGGTTAAATGCTAACGACATCCAATGGGTTTCTGAAAAGAGCAATGTAAAAACTGCATTTTTATGGGGAAGTCACGAAAAAAATCAGCTACGTGCCACGCTCTTAAAACTGCCAGCTGGTTTTAACGGAAGCATAAAAAACTTAAGCCCTAATTTTAGAGCAGTGGTAATTTCTGGTGAAGTAACACATCAGTTTATTAAAAAAGATACTAAAAACGAGTTACAACCCGGTTCTTATTTTGGAGCGCAAAATGGTACTACATCAAAAATTTCAACAAAAAAAGAAACAGTTATTTATATAAGAAGCAACGGCAAATTTGAAGTAAAGTAA
- a CDS encoding UBP-type zinc finger domain-containing protein, whose amino-acid sequence MQQKYCHHIKTISKIKTATEHICEECIKLGDDWVHLRTCQECGVTLCCDDSKNKHATAHFHATKHPVISSAEPNEKWFWCYLDNAFATY is encoded by the coding sequence ATGCAACAAAAATACTGTCACCACATAAAAACCATTTCCAAGATTAAAACTGCTACTGAGCATATTTGTGAGGAATGTATTAAACTTGGTGATGACTGGGTGCATTTGCGTACATGTCAAGAATGTGGCGTAACGCTTTGTTGTGACGATTCTAAAAACAAACATGCTACGGCTCATTTTCATGCAACCAAGCATCCGGTTATAAGTTCGGCAGAACCTAATGAAAAATGGTTTTGGTGCTATCTTGATAATGCTTTTGCAACCTATTAA
- a CDS encoding NAD-dependent succinate-semialdehyde dehydrogenase — protein MSTTTKQDTFKTINPTTGKTLSTYTYMTDDQVEESIQNSQKAFLKWKMKSIEERGEIIKSIGKELQNYKKELAELMTDEMGKLLSQSEHEVDLCTSICDYSAENAPEFLKNEERKLSDGGRGIITYSPMGIIYGIQPWNYPSYQVLRYTIVNLMAGNSILLKHASNVTGTAKLLKSIFDTAGLPENLFNVMVIDHEQSNAIIEHKLIRGVTLTGSPVAGEKIGELAGAQLKKTVLELGSNDAYLVLDDADIDLAVEKSVMGRIYNNGETCIAAKRFVATEKVYDEFKEKFVKAMDALKVGDPKKEETELGPMAREDLRKKIHEQLEESVDKGAEILCGGKIPEGEGYFYPATVLGNVTPGQPAYDDELFGPVASLIKAKDNEDAMRIANDSRFGLGGGIFSKDVDKAIELAEKHFDTGMVFINSFGLANPMMPFGGVKDSGYGREHGGFGMKEFVNVKAITIME, from the coding sequence ATGTCTACGACAACAAAACAAGATACATTCAAAACAATTAACCCTACTACAGGAAAAACACTGTCCACATACACATATATGACAGATGATCAGGTGGAAGAAAGCATCCAAAACTCTCAAAAAGCATTTTTGAAATGGAAAATGAAATCCATTGAAGAACGCGGCGAGATTATAAAATCTATAGGTAAAGAATTACAGAATTATAAGAAAGAGCTAGCAGAGTTAATGACCGATGAAATGGGTAAACTTTTATCTCAAAGCGAGCATGAAGTCGACCTTTGTACATCAATTTGCGATTATTCTGCAGAGAACGCTCCAGAATTTTTAAAAAATGAAGAAAGAAAATTATCCGATGGAGGAAGAGGAATTATAACCTATTCACCCATGGGAATTATATATGGTATTCAACCATGGAACTACCCAAGTTATCAAGTATTAAGATATACTATTGTTAACTTAATGGCTGGTAACAGTATTTTGCTAAAACATGCATCTAACGTTACAGGTACGGCAAAATTGTTGAAATCTATATTTGATACAGCTGGTCTACCTGAGAATTTATTCAATGTCATGGTTATTGATCATGAGCAGTCTAATGCGATTATAGAACATAAATTAATTAGAGGTGTTACCTTAACCGGTAGTCCGGTAGCAGGAGAAAAAATTGGCGAATTGGCTGGTGCACAATTGAAAAAGACAGTATTAGAATTGGGTAGTAATGATGCCTACTTGGTGTTAGATGATGCAGATATTGATTTGGCTGTTGAAAAAAGTGTAATGGGTCGTATTTATAATAATGGAGAAACCTGTATTGCGGCTAAAAGATTTGTTGCTACAGAAAAAGTGTATGACGAGTTTAAAGAGAAATTCGTAAAGGCTATGGATGCCTTAAAAGTAGGTGATCCCAAAAAAGAGGAAACGGAACTAGGACCAATGGCTCGTGAAGATTTAAGGAAAAAGATTCACGAACAGCTTGAAGAAAGTGTTGATAAAGGTGCTGAAATTTTATGTGGCGGAAAAATTCCTGAAGGGGAAGGCTACTTCTACCCTGCCACGGTATTAGGCAATGTAACGCCAGGTCAACCAGCATATGATGATGAGCTATTCGGACCGGTTGCTTCATTAATTAAAGCAAAGGACAATGAAGATGCCATGCGTATCGCTAATGATAGCAGATTTGGATTAGGCGGCGGAATCTTTTCTAAAGATGTTGATAAGGCAATTGAATTGGCTGAAAAGCATTTTGACACGGGTATGGTATTTATAAATTCCTTCGGATTAGCAAACCCAATGATGCCTTTTGGTGGTGTAAAAGATTCAGGTTACGGAAGAGAACATGGAGGATTTGGAATGAAAGAATTTGTGAATGTGAAAGCCATTACAATAATGGAATAG
- a CDS encoding putative quinol monooxygenase produces MKKSYLTVVVHILAKEEYREDVKAELLKLVGPTRGEEGNISYDLHQDNSNPNLFLFHEKWVSQELLQKHSQSKHIAEYKAATEEKLVDVTLFKMTELTN; encoded by the coding sequence ATGAAAAAATCTTATTTAACGGTAGTCGTGCATATTTTAGCAAAAGAAGAATATAGAGAAGATGTAAAAGCGGAATTACTAAAACTTGTTGGTCCTACTAGAGGTGAAGAGGGTAATATTTCATATGACCTACATCAAGATAATTCTAACCCAAATTTATTCTTATTCCATGAGAAATGGGTTAGTCAAGAATTACTTCAAAAACATTCTCAAAGTAAACATATTGCTGAATATAAGGCTGCAACCGAAGAGAAGTTAGTTGATGTCACTTTGTTTAAAATGACAGAACTGACCAACTAA
- a CDS encoding zinc-binding alcohol dehydrogenase family protein — MKAIGYKENLPIENVKSLQDIEIDTPKAKGRDILVEIKAISVNPADYKVRAGMPVEGDDWKIIGWDATGIVKEVGEDVTLFKVGDEVWYAGDFTRQGSYAQYQVVDERIVGKKPSSLSYAEAAALPLTSLTAWEMLFDRLEVATDDASKSILVIGAAGGVGSILVQLAKKLTKLNIIGTASREETTDWLKELGADSVINHRNKLSEEFEKYKLPAPDYIVSLNATEQHADEIVKVIKPQGKFGFIDDPKSFNVMPFKGKAVSTHIELMFTSSMFQTEDMIEQHNILNEVSKLIDNGTIKTTLGENFGTINAENMRKAHAFLETGKAKGKIVLEGF, encoded by the coding sequence ATGAAAGCAATAGGATACAAGGAGAACCTCCCAATAGAGAATGTAAAATCTCTTCAAGACATCGAAATAGATACTCCCAAAGCAAAAGGAAGAGATATTCTAGTTGAGATAAAAGCCATTTCTGTAAACCCGGCAGATTATAAAGTAAGAGCAGGTATGCCTGTTGAAGGCGATGATTGGAAAATTATTGGTTGGGATGCTACTGGGATTGTAAAAGAAGTTGGAGAAGATGTTACGTTGTTTAAGGTTGGTGACGAAGTTTGGTATGCGGGCGATTTCACGAGACAAGGAAGTTATGCTCAGTATCAAGTGGTAGATGAGCGTATTGTGGGCAAGAAACCATCTAGCTTATCTTATGCTGAAGCTGCGGCTTTACCATTAACTTCTCTTACGGCTTGGGAAATGTTGTTTGATAGATTAGAAGTTGCAACCGATGATGCCAGTAAATCTATTCTAGTAATTGGTGCTGCAGGTGGTGTTGGTTCTATTTTGGTACAATTAGCTAAGAAGCTTACAAAACTGAATATTATAGGAACGGCTTCCCGTGAAGAAACTACAGATTGGTTAAAAGAATTGGGTGCTGACTCGGTTATTAATCACAGAAATAAATTGAGTGAGGAATTTGAGAAATACAAGCTTCCTGCTCCTGATTACATCGTGAGTTTAAATGCTACCGAGCAACATGCAGACGAGATTGTAAAGGTGATAAAGCCACAAGGTAAATTCGGTTTTATTGATGACCCTAAGTCATTTAATGTCATGCCTTTTAAAGGTAAGGCTGTGTCTACTCATATTGAGTTGATGTTCACTAGTTCTATGTTCCAAACGGAAGATATGATTGAGCAACACAACATCTTAAATGAGGTTTCTAAATTGATAGACAACGGAACTATTAAAACCACTTTAGGAGAAAACTTTGGAACTATTAACGCAGAGAATATGCGTAAAGCCCATGCTTTCTTAGAAACAGGAAAAGCAAAAGGTAAAATTGTTTTAGAAGGATTTTAG
- a CDS encoding alpha-ketoglutarate-dependent dioxygenase AlkB family protein, with protein MDLFNQADLFSKNEVRKIEFDLPGANVTLFKNFFSLEESNKLYNSLLQNTPWQQEQITIHGKDVDYPRLTAWYGDVTKDIKYTNTKSTMHLWNADLLFIKERIEQEVNVKFTRCLLNYYRDGKDSVDWHQDYKGDQRKNTVIASVTFGETRPFQLKHTTRKDLKRVAIPLTHGSLLLMKGATQDNWKHKIPKTKKQIHPRINLTFRWIN; from the coding sequence ATGGATTTATTTAATCAGGCGGACTTATTTTCAAAAAACGAAGTCCGTAAAATAGAATTTGATTTACCAGGAGCTAATGTTACTTTATTCAAGAATTTCTTCAGTTTAGAAGAAAGCAATAAGCTGTATAATAGCCTATTACAAAACACCCCATGGCAGCAAGAGCAAATTACCATTCATGGAAAAGATGTAGACTATCCCAGATTAACAGCTTGGTATGGAGATGTTACCAAGGATATTAAATACACGAATACAAAAAGTACAATGCATTTATGGAATGCTGATTTACTTTTTATTAAAGAGCGAATAGAGCAGGAGGTCAATGTAAAATTTACACGTTGTTTGCTTAATTATTATAGAGATGGCAAAGACAGTGTAGATTGGCACCAAGACTATAAAGGAGACCAACGTAAAAACACAGTTATTGCTTCGGTAACTTTTGGAGAGACCAGACCTTTTCAATTAAAACATACTACCCGTAAAGATTTAAAACGTGTAGCTATTCCTTTAACTCACGGAAGCCTACTTCTAATGAAAGGTGCTACTCAAGATAACTGGAAACATAAAATACCAAAAACAAAAAAACAGATTCATCCAAGAATTAATCTTACGTTTCGGTGGATCAACTAA